TGTGGATCGTCAACGGCATGGTCGTGGGCTTCGTGGCCCTGCTGTTCGCGGTGTTCTACGTCGGCGCCAACATCGACCCCGCCGGTCACCTGCACAAGCTGCCCGTCGGCCTGGTCAGCGCCGACAAGGGGGTGAATGCCGGCGGCAAACAGACCGACCTCGGCGCGCAGATCGTCCAGTCGATCAAGAAGTCGTCCCAGGGCGAGGACAAGATCGACTGGAGGGTGATGGACGAGAAGGAGATGAAGGAGGAGCTCAGCAAGGGCAAGCTGTTCGGCGCGCTCGTCGTCCCCAGCGACTTCACCTCCTCCGTCGCCGCACTCGCCGGCACCGAGGCGTCGGGCGACGCCGTCCGCCCGACGCTCACCGTGCTTACCAACCAGTCCGCCGGCAGCGTGGGTTCGAGCATGGCGCGGCAGGCGGCGACGACGGCGGCACAGTCGGCCTCCGCGCAGGTGGGCAAGCAGCTGACCACTCAGGCCAAGGCCACGCAAGCCGAACTGCCCGCCGCCACACTCCTGCTGCTGGCCGATCCCGCCGAGGTGCAGATCGAGGACGGGCATCCGCTCGACTCGCACAGCGGCCTGGGCCTGAGCGCCTTCTACTACTCGCTCGTCCTCGTCGTCTGCGGCATGCTCGCCGCCAACGTCATCAGCGGCCAGGTGGACCACGCTCTCGGCTACACCCACAACGACATGGGCCCGCTGCGGATCCACAACCCGCTGCTGCGGGCGACCCGCGTGCAGACTCTCGCCATCAGCAGCACCGTTCTGGCCCGGGATCATGTGGTCCGGGGCCAGAGTTGTAGGCATGTTGGGGCGGCGGCCGAAGGAGCCGGTCGGGCCTGATGTGTGGGCCACGTGCCGGGAGTTGATTCCGTCCGGGAGCGTGTTCGCGTTCCTGGCCGAGCACCGGGATGCATTGTTCCCGGAGGAGATGTTCGCTGATCTGTATCCGTCGGCGAACGGGCGGCCGTCGGTGCCGCCGCAGGTGCTGGCCTGTGCGACGGTGTTACAGGTGCTGGAGAACCGCACGGATCATGACGCGGTGGCCGAGTTGCGGTGTGACCTGCGGTGGAAGGCAGCCTGTGGGCTGGGCCTGTATGACACGGGGTTCGATCCGTCGCTGTTCATCTACTTCCGGCGCCGCCTGGCCATATCCGGTGACCGGGACCGGATCTTCAGCCGGGTGAGGGAGATCATCAACGAGACCGGTGTGCTGAAGGGACGGCGCCGGCGGGCACTTGACTCGACGGTGTTCGAGGACGCGGTGGCCACCCAGGACACCGTCACCCAGCTGATCGCCGCGATCCGCCGGGTGATCCGCCAGGTGCCCGGTGCGGCCGAGGTCGCCGCCGTCCAGTGCACCGCGCACGACTACCGCGATCCGGGCAAGCCCCGGATCGCCTGGGACGACGAAGCGGCCCGTGAC
The Streptomyces lunaelactis genome window above contains:
- a CDS encoding YhgE/Pip domain-containing protein produces the protein MSNVHPFRVLRAKRLWIVNGMVVGFVALLFAVFYVGANIDPAGHLHKLPVGLVSADKGVNAGGKQTDLGAQIVQSIKKSSQGEDKIDWRVMDEKEMKEELSKGKLFGALVVPSDFTSSVAALAGTEASGDAVRPTLTVLTNQSAGSVGSSMARQAATTAAQSASAQVGKQLTTQAKATQAELPAATLLLLADPAEVQIEDGHPLDSHSGLGLSAFYYSLVLVVCGMLAANVISGQVDHALGYTHNDMGPLRIHNPLLRATRVQTLAISSTVLARDHVVRGQSCRHVGAAAEGAGRA